A genomic window from Sulfurospirillum multivorans DSM 12446 includes:
- a CDS encoding GTP pyrophosphokinase: MENNKHHLIAEFEKELKQYESFSDKMDILLKELLDQENISYHSIENRVKEKSSLSKKIDGKNKYQNLDEITDIVGCRIISYFEIDVEKIVNLIFKEFKIDEVNSIDKKKILDPDRFGYLSYHIICSINDERAQLREYKNYKNLKFEIQVRTILQHAWAEIEHDIGYKSNIAVPREFRRKFSRIASILEIADDEFSRLKLDIHNYVETISKQGFENIDINAESLKLFIEQSNDLEEIEAYIIEKLELTSIAFSEQMQAANISLFLNIINTFTTYKEILEVQNSIQKNKKLIKQFIVKWAHARGKLLERFRENFEQKDGFIIGYALMIEFLETNHKEGLGAFFPSLSAHEKEEAVALALKIYKEITRNK; the protein is encoded by the coding sequence TTGGAAAACAACAAACATCATCTCATCGCCGAGTTTGAAAAAGAGCTCAAGCAGTATGAAAGCTTTAGCGACAAAATGGACATCTTACTCAAAGAACTCCTAGACCAAGAGAACATCTCGTACCACTCCATCGAAAACCGTGTCAAAGAAAAAAGCAGTTTGTCGAAAAAAATTGACGGTAAAAACAAGTACCAAAACCTGGACGAGATCACCGATATTGTGGGGTGTCGCATCATCAGCTACTTTGAAATCGATGTTGAAAAAATTGTCAATCTGATCTTTAAAGAGTTCAAAATAGACGAAGTCAATTCCATCGACAAAAAGAAAATCTTAGACCCTGACCGTTTTGGCTACCTCTCCTACCACATCATCTGCTCCATCAACGATGAAAGGGCACAGCTTAGAGAGTATAAAAACTACAAAAATCTCAAATTTGAAATCCAAGTGCGAACCATTCTCCAACACGCATGGGCGGAGATAGAACACGACATAGGCTACAAGTCGAACATCGCCGTTCCTAGGGAGTTCCGTCGAAAATTCTCACGCATAGCGAGCATTCTTGAAATTGCCGATGATGAATTTAGCAGACTCAAACTTGACATCCATAATTACGTTGAAACCATCTCTAAACAGGGGTTTGAAAACATCGACATTAACGCCGAAAGCCTCAAACTTTTCATCGAACAATCAAACGATCTTGAAGAGATAGAAGCCTACATTATCGAAAAACTAGAGCTCACATCCATTGCTTTTTCAGAGCAGATGCAAGCGGCAAACATCAGCCTTTTTTTAAATATTATCAACACGTTTACAACCTATAAAGAGATATTGGAAGTTCAAAACTCCATTCAAAAAAACAAAAAGCTCATCAAACAATTCATCGTCAAATGGGCACATGCGAGAGGTAAATTGCTGGAGCGATTTCGTGAAAATTTCGAGCAAAAAGATGGTTTCATCATCGGTTACGCTTTGATGATCGAGTTTTTAGAAACCAACCACAAAGAGGGACTCGGAGCATTTTTCCCAAGTCTTTCTGCTCACGAAAAAGAAGAAGCAGTGGCTTTGGCTTTGAAAATCTATAAGGAAATTACGCGTAATAAGTGA
- a CDS encoding nucleotidyltransferase family protein, producing the protein MSEKELILQKLSALKAQFAGHYHITSLALFGSTARGEATEKSDIDLLVDFSQTPDLLTFIELEEKLKSALGKNVDLVPKRKLRAELCQNILKEAIAV; encoded by the coding sequence ATGAGTGAAAAAGAGCTGATTTTGCAAAAATTATCTGCTTTAAAAGCACAATTTGCTGGGCATTATCACATCACATCACTCGCCCTTTTTGGCTCAACGGCACGAGGTGAAGCGACTGAAAAAAGCGATATTGATCTTCTCGTTGATTTCTCGCAAACACCTGATTTGTTGACCTTTATCGAACTCGAAGAAAAACTCAAAAGCGCATTGGGTAAAAATGTTGATTTAGTGCCTAAGCGAAAACTTCGAGCGGAGCTCTGCCAAAACATCCTCAAAGAGGCGATTGCGGTATGA
- a CDS encoding tRNA-uridine aminocarboxypropyltransferase — translation MCGHICPIETHTKFIVLMHPKEFKKTKNGTGHLTHLSLPNSELFMGIDFSDNARINEIIEAYESFILYPSSHAINLSHQNPLAETSLHVKKPMAIFLIDSTWACSLKMMRESKNLHALAHISFDSTKRSEFKIKEQPLEYCLSTIESTLTVLELLSQWQIETIKHEQLEAFLTPFHAMIHYQLVCIQNPLHQAVRFKPKKSKAVDA, via the coding sequence ATGTGCGGCCATATTTGCCCCATAGAAACGCACACTAAATTCATCGTTTTGATGCACCCCAAAGAGTTTAAAAAAACCAAAAATGGTACGGGGCATTTGACGCATTTATCGCTTCCAAACTCTGAGCTTTTTATGGGTATCGACTTTAGTGACAATGCGCGCATTAACGAAATTATCGAGGCGTATGAGAGTTTCATTCTCTACCCATCCTCTCATGCTATCAACCTCAGCCATCAAAATCCGCTCGCTGAAACATCTTTACATGTAAAAAAGCCCATGGCGATTTTTCTCATTGATTCGACGTGGGCGTGTTCGCTTAAAATGATGCGTGAAAGTAAGAATTTGCACGCTCTGGCGCACATCAGTTTTGATTCTACCAAGCGTTCAGAGTTTAAGATCAAAGAGCAGCCGCTGGAGTACTGTCTCTCAACCATTGAGTCCACACTCACGGTTTTAGAGCTTCTGAGTCAGTGGCAGATCGAGACGATAAAACACGAGCAGTTAGAAGCGTTTCTCACTCCGTTTCACGCGATGATTCATTATCAATTAGTGTGCATCCAAAACCCATTGCATCAAGCGGTGAGGTTTAAGCCCAAAAAATCAAAGGCTGTTGATGCGTAA
- a CDS encoding glycoside hydrolase family 3 N-terminal domain-containing protein, translating into MRNIISFILFLTLYSLPLQAMPEDAVLKKMIGRMLVIGFDDATIDAQSAIVQELQTYELGGVILFDRFYKERERIKNISSPAQLQELTKQLKHYAQKPLLISIDQEGGKVARLKKRDGFSEFPSAFSFSKSSFEHAKERYTQMAQMLKEYGINCDFGPVVDLAINAENRVIVGLERSYGKESEAVTQYAQIFSDALKSKGVISVLKHFPGHGSSLGDSHQGFVDVTQTWSEKELEPYQNLINTNTVSMIMSAHVYNAKLDDTYPATLSYAINSTLLRGKMHYHGVLISDDLQMEAIANYYTLKETVTLAINSGIDMLLFGNQLSKTQTNAIVETIFSQIKSGKIPLARILEANERIARLPL; encoded by the coding sequence ATGCGTAACATTATCTCCTTTATCCTATTTTTGACACTCTATTCCCTTCCCCTTCAGGCGATGCCAGAGGATGCTGTTTTAAAAAAGATGATCGGACGCATGCTCGTCATTGGTTTTGATGATGCGACGATTGATGCGCAAAGTGCTATCGTTCAAGAGCTTCAAACCTATGAACTGGGTGGGGTTATTTTATTTGATCGATTTTATAAAGAGAGAGAACGGATAAAAAATATTAGCTCTCCTGCACAGCTGCAAGAGCTGACCAAACAACTCAAACACTATGCGCAAAAGCCGCTGCTGATTTCGATTGATCAAGAGGGTGGAAAGGTTGCGAGGCTCAAAAAACGTGATGGATTTAGCGAATTTCCTTCCGCTTTTTCATTCTCCAAAAGCTCCTTCGAACATGCCAAAGAACGCTACACGCAGATGGCGCAGATGCTAAAAGAATACGGCATCAACTGCGACTTTGGTCCCGTAGTCGACTTGGCGATCAACGCTGAAAACAGAGTGATCGTTGGGCTAGAGCGCTCCTATGGAAAAGAGAGTGAGGCGGTGACACAGTACGCTCAAATTTTTAGTGATGCGCTTAAAAGCAAAGGCGTTATCAGCGTACTCAAGCACTTTCCTGGGCATGGATCTTCTCTGGGCGATTCGCATCAAGGCTTTGTCGATGTCACACAAACGTGGAGCGAAAAAGAGCTAGAGCCTTACCAAAATCTCATCAATACCAATACTGTTTCGATGATCATGTCTGCGCATGTTTATAACGCAAAACTCGATGACACCTACCCCGCAACGCTCTCATATGCCATCAATTCCACACTTTTGAGAGGCAAAATGCACTACCATGGCGTGCTCATAAGTGATGATTTGCAAATGGAAGCGATTGCAAACTATTACACCCTCAAAGAGACAGTCACCTTGGCGATCAATTCAGGCATCGATATGCTTCTTTTTGGCAACCAGCTCTCAAAAACACAAACTAATGCCATCGTTGAGACCATTTTTTCACAAATTAAAAGCGGTAAAATTCCGCTTGCACGCATCCTTGAAGCCAATGAACGCATTGCAAGATTACCACTTTAA
- a CDS encoding dicarboxylate/amino acid:cation symporter — translation MISWWKHMALWKKIFIGLCLGLIVGLLFKDVALMLKPLGTLFINLIKMLIVPLIFATLVTGITSMEDLSKMRRIGLKTFSIYLVTTAIAVAIGLAFGIFFEPGAGVALNNTAAVVAKKAPPLIDTLLALITTNPVESLAKGDILQIIFFAIFLGISISLAGEKGKPVAAFFDSFSEVMFKMTEIVISFAPIGVFGLMAWVSASYGIDVLISLAKVIACVYIASIIHMALTMGGGIALLARLNPITFFKGVASAQTVAFTTTSSSGTLPITTSNAIHNLGVSKPIASFVLPLTGCDHQYGWNRDLPRYLCDVRGASLWR, via the coding sequence ATGATCTCATGGTGGAAACACATGGCTCTGTGGAAAAAGATCTTCATAGGACTCTGTTTGGGTCTCATCGTCGGACTTCTGTTCAAAGACGTAGCACTCATGCTTAAGCCTCTAGGAACGCTCTTTATTAACCTCATCAAAATGTTGATTGTTCCTCTCATCTTTGCCACATTGGTAACGGGCATCACGTCGATGGAAGATTTGAGCAAAATGCGTCGCATTGGTCTCAAAACATTTTCAATCTACTTAGTGACCACCGCGATTGCCGTAGCAATTGGTCTTGCCTTTGGTATTTTCTTTGAGCCAGGCGCTGGGGTCGCACTGAATAACACAGCGGCTGTTGTAGCGAAAAAAGCACCACCGCTTATCGATACACTCTTAGCACTTATTACCACAAATCCTGTCGAAAGCCTCGCGAAAGGCGACATTTTACAAATTATCTTTTTTGCTATTTTCTTAGGCATTTCCATCAGCCTAGCAGGCGAAAAAGGCAAACCCGTCGCGGCCTTTTTTGACTCTTTTTCCGAAGTGATGTTCAAAATGACAGAAATCGTCATCTCATTTGCACCTATCGGTGTTTTTGGTTTGATGGCATGGGTTTCTGCGTCGTATGGAATTGATGTGCTCATTAGCCTTGCCAAAGTCATCGCATGTGTCTACATTGCATCGATCATTCACATGGCACTGACGATGGGCGGAGGAATTGCTTTGCTCGCAAGGCTCAACCCTATCACGTTTTTCAAAGGTGTTGCTTCGGCGCAAACGGTTGCATTTACCACTACCAGTAGCTCAGGAACTCTTCCCATAACAACCAGTAATGCTATCCATAATCTGGGTGTTTCCAAGCCGATCGCAAGCTTTGTTCTGCCACTCACTGGGTGCGACCATCAATATGGATGGAACCGCGATTTACCAAGGTATTTGTGCGATGTTCGTGGCGCAAGCCTTTGGCGTTGA
- a CDS encoding dicarboxylate/amino acid:cation symporter, whose protein sequence is MDGTAIYQGICAMFVAQAFGVDLTFANYMTIILTATLASIGTAGVPGAGLIMLSLVLTSVNLPLEGIAIIAGIDRILDMARTTVNVTGDAMTAVLVAQSEGELDEKIYNQDNVE, encoded by the coding sequence ATGGATGGAACCGCGATTTACCAAGGTATTTGTGCGATGTTCGTGGCGCAAGCCTTTGGCGTTGATCTTACTTTTGCAAACTACATGACCATCATCCTCACCGCAACGCTTGCCTCTATCGGTACAGCAGGTGTTCCCGGTGCTGGACTTATCATGCTTTCATTGGTTTTAACTTCGGTAAATTTACCATTAGAAGGGATTGCCATTATCGCAGGAATTGATCGTATTTTAGATATGGCACGCACCACGGTGAACGTTACAGGAGATGCGATGACAGCGGTTCTCGTGGCTCAAAGCGAAGGCGAGCTTGATGAGAAAATCTACAACCAAGACAACGTCGAATAG
- a CDS encoding cation:proton antiporter, with amino-acid sequence MQIHEFFLALFLILIVARFLSELFAKFGIPSVLGELLAGVLLGSSVFGVITPNEVLKILAEIGIILLLFEVGLETDFKRLKDAGLKSFIVAILGVFLPLISGFVTAYYLFDLSFNIALFIGGTLTATSIGITLRVLKDIHMEQTNIAQIVIGAAVIDDIIGIILLVFIYDFSMTHEVSFYHTFSVSAMVVSFLILAPILAKLLSFMIHKYHARMMVPGYLPTIIIALILLFSYLSHLVGAPAILGSFAAGVALSRRFFLPFGTALGSNEQLLNDVKTNMTPIIQIFTPIFFVMVGLSMDLRVIDFSSWTFWLLSISFSAIAFLSKFAGAFFIFQKCIKNNAIIGVSMIPRGEVGLIFAEMGRVNGVLPNDIYAMLIFVIVMTTVIPPFILKRYFTMECT; translated from the coding sequence ATGCAAATTCATGAATTTTTTTTAGCGCTTTTTCTCATTCTTATTGTCGCTCGGTTTCTAAGTGAATTATTTGCAAAATTTGGCATTCCCTCTGTTTTGGGCGAATTACTTGCAGGTGTACTCTTAGGCTCATCGGTTTTTGGTGTGATTACGCCGAATGAAGTATTGAAAATTTTAGCGGAGATTGGCATTATCTTGCTTCTGTTTGAAGTGGGGTTGGAAACCGACTTTAAAAGACTGAAAGATGCGGGACTTAAGTCGTTTATTGTGGCGATTTTAGGGGTGTTCCTTCCCTTGATCAGTGGATTTGTCACCGCATACTATCTGTTTGATCTATCGTTCAATATCGCCCTTTTTATTGGTGGAACATTGACGGCTACGAGTATTGGCATTACACTCAGGGTGCTTAAAGACATTCATATGGAGCAGACCAATATTGCTCAAATCGTCATTGGCGCCGCAGTGATTGATGATATTATAGGGATTATTTTATTGGTTTTTATTTACGATTTTTCAATGACGCATGAAGTAAGTTTTTACCACACGTTCTCTGTCAGTGCGATGGTGGTTTCATTTTTGATTTTAGCCCCCATTCTTGCCAAATTGCTTTCGTTTATGATTCATAAATACCATGCGCGCATGATGGTTCCGGGGTATCTTCCTACGATTATTATCGCGTTAATTCTCCTCTTTTCGTATTTATCGCATCTGGTTGGCGCCCCTGCTATTTTAGGTTCTTTTGCCGCAGGAGTGGCGCTTTCAAGACGTTTTTTTCTCCCTTTTGGTACCGCTTTAGGCTCGAATGAGCAGCTTTTAAACGATGTAAAAACCAATATGACGCCTATTATCCAAATTTTCACGCCCATTTTTTTTGTGATGGTGGGTCTGTCGATGGATTTACGTGTGATTGATTTTTCATCGTGGACGTTTTGGCTTCTGAGCATTAGTTTTAGTGCGATTGCTTTTTTGAGTAAGTTTGCAGGAGCGTTTTTTATCTTTCAAAAGTGCATTAAAAATAACGCTATTATCGGTGTTTCAATGATACCACGTGGTGAAGTTGGACTTATTTTTGCAGAGATGGGGCGTGTTAATGGCGTTCTTCCAAATGACATCTATGCCATGCTTATTTTTGTGATTGTAATGACAACCGTGATTCCACCGTTTATATTGAAGCGTTATTTTACAATGGAGTGTACTTAA
- a CDS encoding LysE family translocator, with protein MASAVDFSIMAIFLPTFFFVSVTPGMCMTLAMSLGMSIGLKRTFYMMAGELVGVAIVALSSVIGVAAIMINHPDIFTIFKYAGGLYLGYLGVQLWLNRGKMALSKTECSSTISATSLALQGFITAIANPKGWAFFIALLPPFINQTKPLIPQISVLLAIILTLEFVCMIIYASGGNTLRIFLQKGDNVRLMNRIAGTLMLGVGVWLAFG; from the coding sequence GTGGCTTCTGCAGTTGATTTTTCGATTATGGCGATTTTTCTTCCCACCTTCTTTTTTGTCTCGGTGACTCCGGGTATGTGCATGACACTCGCGATGAGTTTGGGCATGAGCATCGGGCTTAAGCGCACGTTTTACATGATGGCAGGCGAGCTAGTCGGAGTGGCGATTGTAGCGCTCTCTTCGGTCATTGGGGTCGCGGCGATTATGATCAATCATCCTGATATTTTTACGATTTTTAAATACGCAGGCGGGCTTTATTTGGGCTATTTGGGTGTGCAACTCTGGCTGAACCGTGGCAAGATGGCGCTTTCAAAAACGGAGTGTTCATCTACTATCTCCGCGACTTCTTTGGCACTTCAAGGCTTTATCACGGCGATTGCTAACCCAAAAGGGTGGGCGTTTTTCATCGCTCTTCTTCCGCCTTTTATCAACCAAACTAAGCCACTTATACCTCAGATATCCGTGCTTTTAGCCATTATTTTAACGCTTGAATTTGTCTGTATGATTATCTACGCGAGTGGTGGCAATACCTTGCGGATCTTTTTGCAAAAAGGCGACAATGTGAGGCTGATGAACCGCATCGCAGGGACATTGATGCTGGGCGTTGGGGTGTGGTTAGCGTTTGGGTAA
- a CDS encoding nitroreductase, translating to MTVSEAFKARKSSRAFLPQEVSPTLIEAILNDAKHAPSGVNMQPWHVYVVSGEKKHTLETKVIEAFEQGRKEVMDYAYYPSTWGEPYKSRRKETGLLMYSTLGISKEDKLRQIEQWKLNYRAFDAPVVLYFFIDANLEKGSYLDYGMFLQSVMLSATEKGLATCPQAALAEFPSIVKEELGTPENMLLLCGMALGYEDKEALINSYRTPRISLDSFVTFYR from the coding sequence ATGACTGTCTCTGAAGCATTCAAAGCACGAAAATCCTCACGCGCTTTTTTACCCCAAGAGGTTTCACCAACACTCATCGAAGCGATTTTAAACGATGCCAAACACGCACCCTCAGGTGTCAATATGCAACCATGGCACGTGTACGTCGTCAGTGGAGAAAAAAAACACACACTTGAAACCAAAGTCATCGAAGCTTTTGAGCAAGGTCGCAAAGAGGTCATGGACTATGCGTACTACCCGTCCACGTGGGGAGAGCCCTATAAAAGTCGCCGAAAAGAGACAGGGCTTTTGATGTACAGCACACTGGGCATTTCAAAAGAGGACAAATTAAGGCAAATCGAGCAATGGAAGCTCAACTACCGCGCATTTGACGCACCCGTGGTACTCTACTTTTTTATCGACGCTAACCTTGAAAAAGGCTCGTATCTCGACTATGGCATGTTCTTGCAGTCCGTTATGTTGAGCGCTACGGAGAAAGGGTTAGCAACCTGCCCTCAAGCCGCTTTGGCTGAGTTTCCAAGCATCGTTAAAGAGGAACTTGGCACCCCAGAGAACATGCTTCTGCTTTGCGGTATGGCGCTCGGATATGAAGATAAAGAGGCGCTTATCAACAGCTACCGAACGCCTCGCATTAGCCTTGATTCGTTTGTAACATTCTACCGTTGA
- a CDS encoding YccF domain-containing protein, whose product MRLLGNVLWFLLGGVFMGLSWWFFGVIALLTIVGIPWAKACFVIGQFTFFPFGKESISRKSLHQKEDIGTGTLGLIGNVFWFVFAGIWLAIGHIMSAIACFVTIIGIPFAIQHLKLAVISLAPIGQTIVDKEVAAVIRQKEAEDFVEQSR is encoded by the coding sequence ATGCGTCTACTTGGCAATGTTCTGTGGTTTCTTTTAGGTGGCGTTTTTATGGGGCTTTCGTGGTGGTTTTTTGGCGTCATTGCCTTGCTCACGATTGTCGGGATTCCTTGGGCAAAAGCCTGCTTTGTCATCGGTCAATTTACGTTCTTCCCCTTTGGCAAAGAGTCCATCAGCCGCAAATCACTGCATCAAAAAGAGGACATCGGCACGGGAACATTGGGGCTTATCGGTAACGTTTTTTGGTTTGTTTTTGCTGGTATTTGGCTTGCCATTGGGCACATTATGTCTGCCATTGCGTGCTTTGTAACGATCATCGGCATTCCGTTTGCGATCCAACACCTTAAATTGGCTGTCATTTCACTCGCACCCATTGGACAAACCATCGTCGATAAAGAGGTCGCCGCGGTGATTCGTCAAAAAGAGGCGGAAGATTTTGTGGAGCAATCACGCTAA
- a CDS encoding GNAT family N-acetyltransferase, whose protein sequence is MPITIHPFETLFTTEIVNLHHACVHAIDPSIYSLEQQEAWAHTPPNYPYWEKRLSLKKPFVAMVEAKIVGFIELEENGHIDCAYTHPAYQKCGVMSELYTYAQNVAQQKGIKRLFLEASIVAKPFFEKRGFVTLTRNEIKRNAQMIVNFSMEKILS, encoded by the coding sequence ATGCCCATAACGATCCATCCTTTTGAGACCTTGTTTACCACTGAAATTGTCAACCTCCATCACGCCTGCGTACATGCGATTGACCCCTCCATCTATTCGCTCGAACAGCAAGAAGCGTGGGCGCACACGCCGCCTAATTATCCGTATTGGGAGAAAAGGCTTTCTCTTAAAAAACCGTTTGTGGCGATGGTGGAAGCAAAAATTGTCGGATTTATAGAGCTCGAAGAGAACGGACATATCGACTGCGCCTACACTCATCCAGCGTATCAAAAGTGTGGCGTGATGAGCGAACTTTATACGTATGCCCAAAATGTGGCGCAGCAAAAAGGCATCAAACGCTTATTCCTCGAAGCCTCCATCGTCGCAAAACCCTTTTTTGAAAAGCGCGGATTTGTCACACTCACGCGCAATGAAATCAAGAGAAATGCTCAAATGATCGTCAATTTTTCGATGGAAAAAATACTCAGCTGA
- a CDS encoding NAD(P)H-dependent oxidoreductase: MYLLLVASLNENMKLARRIEKSLETLGVKSKIINLVDLNITLYDSTKEENDGIPSKITELSSTMKNASGYIVVSPEYNYSIPPTLTNVIAWLSRNGEDFRELFTLKYVQLATHSGVGGNDVCNAMRLQFSKLGAIVAPREIVTTPKKEVEEASLQRILSQFVGISQK; the protein is encoded by the coding sequence ATGTATCTACTATTGGTCGCAAGTTTAAATGAAAACATGAAGTTGGCACGAAGGATCGAAAAAAGCCTAGAAACACTGGGCGTTAAAAGCAAAATCATCAATTTAGTCGATTTGAACATCACCCTATACGACTCAACAAAAGAGGAAAATGACGGCATTCCAAGCAAAATCACAGAGCTCTCAAGCACCATGAAAAACGCTTCAGGCTACATCGTCGTATCGCCCGAGTACAACTACTCCATTCCGCCAACACTCACCAACGTCATCGCATGGCTCTCCCGAAACGGTGAGGATTTCAGAGAACTCTTCACCCTAAAATACGTCCAACTCGCAACGCACTCAGGTGTAGGCGGAAATGACGTCTGCAACGCGATGCGTTTACAGTTTTCAAAACTCGGAGCCATTGTCGCACCCAGAGAGATTGTAACAACGCCCAAAAAAGAGGTTGAAGAAGCTAGTTTGCAGAGGATTTTGAGCCAGTTTGTGGGGATTTCGCAGAAGTAA
- a CDS encoding PIN domain-containing protein: MRVLLDTNVVLDLLLDLEPFSELAQAIFLKIESKQIQGFLCPTTLTTLYYLLGKHLDKKRCNQTMENLLTLFEITNLTKPVLVESVRSVGSDFEDSVIYTSAKYTDVDAIVTRDATGFKNATIKVMSPQEFLIFVDANSK; the protein is encoded by the coding sequence ATGAGAGTATTACTCGATACGAACGTTGTTTTAGACCTTCTTTTGGACCTCGAACCTTTTAGTGAATTGGCGCAAGCGATCTTTTTAAAGATAGAATCAAAGCAGATCCAAGGCTTTTTATGCCCCACAACACTCACCACACTCTACTACCTTTTGGGCAAACATCTCGATAAAAAACGATGCAATCAGACGATGGAAAACTTGCTCACCCTGTTTGAAATCACCAACCTCACCAAACCTGTTTTAGTGGAGAGTGTGCGCAGCGTTGGGAGTGATTTTGAAGACAGTGTCATTTACACTAGCGCCAAATACACTGACGTGGACGCCATCGTCACGCGCGATGCCACAGGGTTTAAAAACGCCACTATCAAAGTGATGTCACCACAGGAATTTTTGATTTTTGTGGATGCAAATTCAAAATAA
- a CDS encoding DUF6364 family protein, which yields MSSKITLYTDVQLIENMKLYAKKHNTSVSKMVTQFFESILKKEEKTAPSSKTSQLRGILKGAGEEAYQAYLEKKYL from the coding sequence ATGAGTTCAAAAATAACGCTTTATACGGATGTGCAGTTGATCGAAAATATGAAACTGTATGCAAAAAAACACAACACTTCCGTTTCAAAAATGGTCACGCAGTTTTTTGAGTCTATCTTGAAAAAAGAGGAAAAAACAGCGCCATCGTCTAAAACTTCACAACTTCGGGGCATTTTAAAAGGAGCTGGGGAAGAGGCGTATCAAGCGTATCTTGAAAAGAAATATTTATGA